The Diceros bicornis minor isolate mBicDic1 chromosome 23, mDicBic1.mat.cur, whole genome shotgun sequence genomic interval TAAGAAGtcctttctgtaaaataactCTCGACATTACAGAAACAAACATTCCAAAACACAAGTTTAGCTTAAAAAACAACAGGGCAGAATCAGTCTTCTTTGGCAAGAAATTGTTAATTCCTTACCAGATGTTGGTTTGCTGCTGTGCAGACACTATCAGAACACTTCTTTGGTTTTTACCAAAGAGCTATTTAACAAGCTGAAAAGATTTCATAAACGATGGTACCATGACAGCAATGTAGAGCTCATGTCAAAGTTGCACTGACATCAACATCATTTCCTTGATTACTGCTGTTAATGGATCTTCCTTCAAAAAGCTCCTTCCTAATTTTGGCCTGAGTCTCAGGCTTTAGTAAAAGTTCCTTTATCTGTTTCACTTTGGACTTCAAACCCATCCTTTCTCGACGCAAAGCTTCATTAATTAAGTCCCGGATTCCAATAGGTTTCTTGCCTacggaaaaaaaaattatataatacattttaCATACCAATGCCAAGGAAAAACGTTAAATATGGCACACTGACTTATCAAAAGAGTCAAAAGAGGGTTAAAAAGAAACCTTTAAAACGTTACCAACATTTTATAGAAAAGGTTGCATTTCGccaaaaatatatcatttacatGAAACAAATTTACTGTAAAGAAAGATCACTGCATATCGACAGCATACGTAGGACAAACACGAAATGTTATGGACAATAATTTCAACagtgattattttaaatttagcacTTGTTAGCTGTGTGTGTTTTGGCCTCACATACAGTAGCCAAATGCCCTGCTAAGCAATATAAATGGCAGTATTCCATTTATGGCAAGGCCCCTTCCACGGCCTTTGAGTCCACGAGGTATAACCCCAAGTCCCCTCTCCCTTGGCCATGGCTGACGGCAAGTGAAACTCGGGCCACTCTTCTTTCATAAATCAATTTCCTCTGCTAGTCtcagctctccatttctcttctgTTGTGTTTCAGAAATGCAAACACATCGATCATGAAAGTATCAGGCAATCTCCACAGACTGGACAAGAGACACTTAAACAGCACAATGCAGATTAGTCCATTGACTCAGGAGAGGGGGGCAGGGATGCTTCTCCTGGAGCAGCGGGGCCCTGCCTGCATTCGGTCTCACTTCCTGTTGTTGTCACTGTCAGTGCCATTCCTATCAGCCTCTTCAGCTTTCACAGAGTTCCCATCCCCTGGCTTGTTTTTGTTCTGTGTTTCTTCCAGATACTGCTGGACAGCCTTGAGCACCGCGTTCTCCACCAGCCTCTTACTGAGCCTTACCAGTTCAGCATCGTCAGGCTCACCTCCATTCTTATCACCTACATTCCACAATAGAGAAGAGAGGTCACTGAGATCACATTGCCATAGAAACTCAGCATGCAGGGGCCGGCTAGTTCAGTTAGTTAAAAAGAGCAAGTGTCCTTCCATCTGGTAAATTGGAGCTATAAATCCAAAAATACTGGCTTGGCTTTTCATTTGGTATTTGCAGAAGCTCCTGCCTATTCCTAAAGACTTCAGGCTGAAAAGTCCAAATTAGCCCCAATCTAAAAATACTTTACCTAGCAATGCTGGAAGTTTCCCACTTCTACATGGAATTTTTGTTCTTCTCTCATCCACGGCTAATTGCCACTATTAAAGTTCACGTGCCCACTGCCTGGAGCCTCAGACATGTGAATTCACCAACTAGATCTGTGTCTGCATCTCCTTCTCCACCACCAAATGTCAGGTAATCAAGATTTCCCTACCAGCTAACTACTTAGGAccactaattttaaaatgtttggccCATAGGCTGGTTGTTAATAAATTTTCAGCACTCCCATGAAGACAAAGGTAGTTACTACTGCTAGGAACTGGTTTAAAACAAGCTTGTAAAACTAATATTCTTTTTAATCTCAGTGCTATCACTGCAATTTAAGAAGTAGGAAATTCTTCAAGGAAGAGTTAGGATTATGATAGTAAGTTACTAGATGTTGACATTTTATGTCATTGTGCTTCCCTGCCAGTGATGATCAAGGTTTAATTAGTCTATATTTCATCTTACTGTAAAAGGGCCAGTTCTCATCTATTCTCATGCTACATATTTCCCATTCACTCTCTTCCTTGTCTCTCTTAACTGAGGAAAAGAACAAGGGGGCTCATCTCTCATGTCCATTCAGTTCCTCAACTCCTTCCATCAAGCTATGGACCCAGAAAGGCAGATGATCAAAGGCAAAGACATCTgagtacctaaatatattaagtaaatacTAACAAATCTCAAGGGAGTgattgacagcaatacaataatagtaggagactttaatactccactttcaacaacagatagatcatccaaacagaaaatcaataaggaaa includes:
- the AKAP7 gene encoding A-kinase anchoring protein 7 isoform X8, which produces MGQLCCFPFSRDEEKISDKNGGEPDDAELVRLSKRLVENAVLKAVQQYLEETQNKNKPGDGNSVKAEEADRNGTDSDNNRK
- the AKAP7 gene encoding A-kinase anchoring protein 7 isoform X7; its protein translation is MGQLCCFPFSRDEEKISKKPIGIRDLINEALRRERMGLKSKVKQIKELLLKPETQAKIRKELFEGRSINSSNQGNDVDVSATLT
- the AKAP7 gene encoding A-kinase anchoring protein 7 isoform X6, with the translated sequence MGQLCCFPFSRDEEKISELESPSSAVLQKYRKDIPSWPSGDKNGGEPDDAELVRLSKRLVENAVLKAVQQYLEETQNKNKPGDGNSVKAEEADRNGTDSDNNRK